The Arachis hypogaea cultivar Tifrunner chromosome 19, arahy.Tifrunner.gnm2.J5K5, whole genome shotgun sequence genome has a window encoding:
- the LOC112776169 gene encoding GCN5-related N-acetyltransferase 9-like, translated as MAARGKGSVSLEGQKVILVPYMESHVPKYHSWMQDPSLLEATASEPLSLDQEYHMQLSWSQDLNKETFIVLDKDLLVGNFSHGEPHVEAMVGDVNIFMNDLDNPHMAEIEVMIAEPKSRGKGLGKESVLIMMAFSIESLGINVFRVKIGESNEASLNLFKKLGFVQTSYSNIFREVTLEWQVSELKNEEMVGLSATMIKHK; from the exons ATGGCGGCGAGAGGCAAAGGGAGTGTGAGTTTAGAGGGACAGAAAGTCATTCTTGTTCCGTACATGGAGTCCCACGTGCCCAAGTATCACTCCTGGATGCAAGACCCTTCCCTTCTTGAGGCTACTGCCTCAGAACCTCTCTCCCTCGACCAAGAGTATCACATGCAACTTTCCTGGTCTCAGGATCTTAaca aggAGACGTTTATTGTACTCGATAAAGATTTGCTTGTTGGAAATTTCTCTCATGGGGAACCCCATGTTGAAG CCATGGTTGGTGATGTAAATATCTTCATGAATGACTTGGATAATCCTCACATGGCAGAGATTGAAGTAATGATTGCTGAACCAAAAAG CCGTGGAAAAGGACTAGGAAAGGAGTCTGTTCTGATTATGATGGCCTTTTCTATCGAGAGCTTAGGAATCAATGTCTTTCGTGTCAAAattggagaatcaaatgaagcaTCCCTTAACCTATTCAAAAAATTG GGTTTTGTGCAGACTTCATATAGCAATATCTTCCGTGAG gtaACTTTGGAGTGGCAAGTATCAGAGCTCAAGAATGAAGAGATGGTTGGTTTGTCGGCTACTATgattaaacataaataa